A stretch of the Corylus avellana chromosome ca6, CavTom2PMs-1.0 genome encodes the following:
- the LOC132185014 gene encoding 2-oxoglutarate-dependent dioxygenase DAO-like codes for MAEGGNLKCIPVIDMQEMEDIEQYKKLREASEEWGCFRIVNHKIPASLMSEMKKVVKELLDLPVEIKKRNTDVIAGSGYVAPSNSNPLYEALGLYDLGSPAAVRAFCSQLDASPQQREIIEAYAEAIHKLGIDLGRKLAKSMGLASDLFRGWACQFRINNYNFTPETVGSSGVQIHTDSGFLTILQDDERVGGLELMDKSGAFVAVHPCAGTLLVNLVDVAKAWSTGRFCNVKHRVQCKEASIRVSIASFVLGPKEAAVEAPPQLVDSQHPRLYAPFTYEDYRKLYISSKFKAGEALQHVRTHYS; via the exons ATGGCGGAGGGCGGCAATTTGAAGTGTATTCCGGTGATCGATATGCAGGAAATGGAAGATATAGAGCAGTATAAGAAACTGAGAGAAGCATCGGAAGAATGGGGTTGTTTCAGGATCGTCAACCACAAGATCCCCGCAAGTCTGATGTCAGAGATGAAGAAAGTGGTGAAAGAACTGCTTGATCTTCCCGTGGAAATCAAAAAGCGCAACACCGATGTGATTGCTGGCAGCGGCTACGTGGCACCGAGCAATTCCAATCCTCTTTACGAGGCCTTGGGGCTCTATGATTTGGGCTCCCCTGCGGCCGTGCGAGCCTTTTGCTCTCAGTTGGATGCCTCTCCTCAACAGag GGAGATAATAGAGGCGTATGCTGAAGCAATACACAAGCTGGGCATTGATTTGGGGCGAAAGTTGGCGAAAAGTATGGGGTTGGCGAGTGACCTGTTCAGGGGATGGGCTTGCCAGTTTAGGATAAACAACTATAACTTCACCCCTGAAACTGTAGGATCCTCTGGCGTACAAATACACACAGATTCAGGATTTCTAACCATACTTCAAGATGATGAAAGGGTTGGCGGGCTTGAATTGATGGACAAGTCTGGTGCATTTGTAGCAGTTCATCCTTGCGCAGGCACCCTCCTTGTCAACCTTGTGGATGTTGCTAAG GCATGGAGCACTGGAAGGTTTTGTAACGTGAAGCATCGAGTGCAGTGCAAGGAAGCAAGCATCCGAGTGTCAATTGCTTCATTTGTGTTAGGACCCAAGGAGGCAGCAGTTGAAGCTCCACCTCAACTCGTCGACTCTCAACACCCGCGTCTCTACGCCCCTTTTACGTATGAAGATTATAGAAAACTCtatatttcctccaaatttaAAGCTGGTGAAGCCCTCCAACATGTGCGCACCCACTACTCCTGA